One Vicinamibacteria bacterium genomic window carries:
- a CDS encoding DUF4870 domain-containing protein produces MNVAAALGYVPIVAIIWLLLEPYSKDRFVRFHAIQSLALAVASMGVSIVLAMIPILGWIALLFLPFVVFALAIFCAVKAYQKESFKLPVLGDFAEKQLGAS; encoded by the coding sequence ATGAACGTCGCCGCCGCGCTCGGCTACGTGCCGATCGTGGCGATCATCTGGCTCTTGCTCGAGCCATATAGCAAGGATCGCTTCGTCCGGTTCCATGCGATTCAGTCGCTTGCGCTCGCCGTCGCGAGTATGGGGGTGAGCATCGTTCTCGCGATGATACCGATCCTGGGCTGGATCGCGCTCTTGTTCTTGCCTTTCGTCGTATTCGCCCTGGCGATCTTCTGCGCGGTCAAAGCTTACCAGAAGGAGAGTTTCAAGCTTCCGGTGCTGGGGGATTTCGCCGAGAAGCAGCTGGGCGCTTCGTAG